Proteins encoded by one window of Streptomyces uncialis:
- a CDS encoding ABC transporter permease/substrate binding protein, which produces MPRLHLGDWVDSGVEWLVTHMAWLFDALKSLVEGMYDGTNAVLTAPEPLLLAGILALFAWWLRGLVAGVLAFGGFALIDSMELWDKSMSTLSLVLVATVIALVIGVPLGIWAARSQTVSSVVRPVLDLLQTMPSMVLLIPAILFFGMGVPAGVVATLIFALAPGVRMTELGIRQVDAELVEAAEAFGTTPRNTLLRVQLPLALPTIMAGVNQVIMLGLSMVVIAGMVGTGGLGGAVNEAIGQLNIGLGFEAGLGIVVLAIYLDRMTGALGDQISPLGRRAAAKARAAGELRIWQHRPRPAVAVVGVVVLALVAGGMGIFGTPGDKGTTDSATDVGKGDTVKIGYIPWDEGIATTFLWKELLERRGFEVETTQYAAGPLFTGLAQGQIDFQTDGWLPVTHAEYWKRYGKQLEDLGAWYGPTSLEIAVPGYVKGVDSMADLKGQGDRFKGRIIGIEPSAGMMGLLKKDVVGAYGLGDEYKVVDGSTPAMLAELKRAYAKKEPIAVTLWSPHWAYSDYDLKKLKDPKGAWGEGDEVHTLSRKGFSDDHPEVGRWLKDFRMTEKQLTDLESAIQKAGKGKEQQAVRDWLEKHPDTVDKWAPVPGDRAAAE; this is translated from the coding sequence ATGCCTAGGCTGCATCTCGGTGACTGGGTCGACAGCGGTGTCGAATGGCTGGTCACCCATATGGCGTGGCTCTTCGACGCGCTGAAGAGCCTGGTCGAGGGCATGTACGACGGCACCAACGCCGTTCTCACCGCCCCGGAACCCCTGCTTCTCGCGGGCATCCTCGCCTTGTTCGCCTGGTGGCTGCGCGGACTGGTCGCCGGTGTCCTCGCCTTCGGCGGCTTCGCGCTGATCGACTCCATGGAACTGTGGGACAAGTCGATGTCGACGCTGTCCCTGGTGCTGGTCGCGACCGTGATCGCCCTGGTCATCGGGGTACCGCTCGGTATCTGGGCGGCCCGCTCGCAGACGGTCAGCTCCGTCGTCCGGCCGGTCCTCGACCTGCTCCAGACCATGCCGTCGATGGTGCTGCTGATCCCGGCGATCCTGTTCTTCGGCATGGGCGTGCCCGCCGGAGTCGTCGCCACCCTGATCTTCGCGCTGGCACCCGGGGTACGGATGACCGAACTCGGCATCCGCCAGGTCGACGCGGAACTGGTCGAGGCGGCCGAGGCGTTCGGCACCACCCCCCGCAACACCCTGCTGCGGGTGCAGCTCCCGCTCGCGCTCCCCACGATCATGGCGGGCGTCAACCAGGTCATCATGCTGGGCCTGTCCATGGTCGTCATCGCGGGCATGGTCGGCACCGGCGGCCTCGGCGGCGCGGTGAACGAGGCCATCGGCCAGCTGAACATCGGACTCGGTTTCGAGGCCGGCCTCGGCATCGTCGTCCTCGCCATCTACCTCGACCGGATGACCGGCGCCCTCGGTGACCAGATATCGCCGCTCGGCCGCCGCGCCGCCGCCAAGGCGCGGGCCGCCGGTGAGCTGCGGATCTGGCAGCACCGCCCCCGCCCGGCCGTCGCGGTCGTCGGTGTGGTCGTCCTCGCGCTCGTCGCGGGCGGCATGGGCATCTTCGGCACCCCCGGCGACAAGGGGACCACCGACTCCGCCACGGACGTCGGCAAGGGCGACACCGTCAAGATCGGGTACATCCCCTGGGACGAGGGCATCGCCACCACCTTCCTGTGGAAGGAACTCCTGGAACGCCGCGGCTTCGAGGTCGAGACCACCCAGTACGCCGCCGGACCGCTGTTCACCGGTCTGGCCCAGGGACAGATCGACTTCCAGACCGACGGCTGGCTCCCCGTCACCCACGCCGAGTACTGGAAGAGGTACGGCAAGCAGCTCGAAGACCTCGGCGCCTGGTACGGACCGACCTCACTGGAGATCGCCGTCCCCGGCTACGTCAAGGGCGTGGACTCCATGGCCGACCTCAAGGGGCAGGGCGACCGCTTCAAGGGCCGGATCATCGGGATCGAGCCGAGCGCCGGGATGATGGGCCTGCTCAAGAAGGATGTCGTCGGCGCCTACGGTCTGGGCGACGAGTACAAGGTCGTGGACGGCTCCACCCCCGCGATGCTCGCCGAGCTCAAGCGCGCGTACGCCAAGAAGGAGCCCATCGCCGTCACCCTCTGGTCCCCGCACTGGGCGTACAGCGACTACGACCTCAAGAAGCTCAAGGACCCGAAGGGTGCGTGGGGCGAGGGCGACGAGGTGCACACCCTCAGCCGCAAGGGCTTCAGCGACGACCACCCGGAGGTCGGCCGCTGGCTGAAGGACTTCCGGATGACCGAGAAGCAGCTCACCGACCTGGAGTCCGCCATCCAGAAGGCGGGCAAGGGCAAGGAGCAGCAGGCCGTCCGCGACTGGCTGGAGAAGCACCCGGACACCGTCGACAAGTGGGCACCGGTGCCCGGTGACCGGGCCGCCGCCGAGTAG
- a CDS encoding helix-turn-helix domain-containing protein, with protein MDEKETLRVGAAVRRRRRSLELTLAVVAERSGLSVPFLSQVENERARPSRASLEKVADALGTTAVELLAAADPACTVDVVRADTPPGQDLRSPGGERSRARSLVRGHHQLHATEFTGDHDTAREFQHRNDELLYVADGAVEIEAEGRAHRLGRGDTLYLTGGVRHRWRATEPDTRVLVVAVAEHIDAVQDRRR; from the coding sequence ATGGACGAGAAGGAGACCCTTCGGGTGGGCGCCGCCGTACGGCGGCGGCGACGGTCCCTGGAACTCACCCTCGCCGTGGTCGCGGAGCGCAGCGGGCTGTCCGTCCCCTTCCTCAGCCAGGTGGAGAACGAACGGGCACGGCCCAGCCGCGCCTCCCTGGAGAAGGTCGCCGACGCGCTCGGCACCACCGCGGTCGAGCTGCTCGCCGCCGCCGATCCCGCCTGCACGGTCGATGTCGTCCGCGCCGACACCCCGCCCGGCCAGGACCTCCGGTCCCCCGGCGGGGAGCGCAGCAGGGCCCGCTCCCTGGTCCGCGGCCACCACCAGCTGCACGCCACCGAGTTCACCGGCGACCATGACACGGCCCGTGAATTCCAGCACCGCAACGACGAGTTGCTGTACGTCGCGGACGGCGCCGTCGAGATCGAGGCGGAGGGCCGGGCCCACCGTCTCGGCCGCGGGGACACCCTGTACCTGACCGGGGGAGTGCGGCACCGCTGGCGGGCCACCGAACCGGACACCCGGGTCCTGGTGGTGGCCGTCGCCGAGCACATCGACGCTGTGCAGGACCGGAGGAGATGA
- a CDS encoding helical backbone metal receptor, giving the protein MKSARIVSLVPSLTEAVAATLPGTLVGVTDWCTHPDDLGAVRVGGTKNPDVPRIVSLAPDLVVANEEENRRPDLDALRAAGVEVLVTEIRTVQQAFRELERVLKACGADGRPAWLDLAESVWSGLPEPWERVTAVVPVWRRPWMVLGRDTFAGDMLARLGVDNLYAGHPDRYPHVPLDELRSCGADLAVLPDEPYPFGPDDGPDALPFPAAFVSGRHLTWYGPSLAEAPGTVGAGLRELLRRR; this is encoded by the coding sequence GTGAAATCTGCCCGGATCGTCTCCCTGGTGCCCTCACTGACCGAAGCCGTCGCCGCCACCCTGCCCGGGACCCTCGTCGGCGTCACCGACTGGTGCACCCACCCCGACGACCTCGGCGCCGTCCGTGTCGGCGGCACCAAGAACCCCGATGTGCCGCGGATCGTCTCCCTCGCCCCCGACCTGGTCGTCGCCAACGAGGAGGAGAACCGCCGCCCCGACCTCGACGCCCTTCGGGCGGCCGGCGTAGAGGTCCTGGTCACCGAGATCCGCACGGTCCAGCAGGCGTTCCGCGAACTGGAGCGGGTGCTCAAGGCGTGCGGCGCCGACGGACGGCCCGCCTGGCTGGATCTCGCCGAGTCCGTGTGGTCCGGGCTGCCCGAACCCTGGGAACGCGTCACGGCCGTGGTACCGGTGTGGCGGCGGCCCTGGATGGTCCTCGGCCGCGACACCTTCGCCGGGGACATGCTGGCCCGCCTCGGGGTCGACAACCTGTACGCGGGCCATCCCGACCGCTATCCCCATGTCCCGCTCGACGAACTGCGGTCCTGCGGCGCCGATCTGGCGGTCCTGCCCGACGAGCCGTACCCCTTCGGCCCCGACGACGGACCCGACGCGCTGCCGTTCCCCGCGGCGTTCGTCAGCGGCCGTCATCTCACCTGGTACGGGCCGTCGTTGGCGGAGGCGCCGGGGACCGTCGGCGCGGGGCTGCGGGAGCTGCTGCGCCGCAGATGA
- a CDS encoding TDT family transporter, producing MLHTAARPRMSPPPAGPPAAGAAVRPGTRHLGPNWYACVMGTAIVATAGAALPVRVPGLRPVCVAVWALSVLALAAVTAARAVHWRRHGDQARAHLRDPAMAPFYGCLSMALLAVGASTVAVGRDVLGERVAVVLGAALFTVGTVTALAVAVVIPYLLVVVRHTPPARPAPVWLLPVVAPMVAAATGPQFVPYLPAGAARGTLLFGCAALFGIGLLGTLMMLPAVFATLVADGPPPLALTPTLFLVLGPLGQSTTAAGRFAELAPDAVPAAHARGFEAFAVLYGVPVTGFALLWLAFAGALVVRARRRGMRFTMTWWAFTFPVGTCVTGAAALADRTGLAVFGALAVLLFVTLAGAWTVAAVRTVQGLALGSLPAAPR from the coding sequence ATGCTCCATACCGCCGCCCGTCCCCGGATGTCCCCGCCGCCCGCCGGACCGCCCGCCGCCGGGGCCGCGGTCCGGCCCGGCACCCGTCATCTCGGGCCCAACTGGTACGCGTGTGTGATGGGGACCGCGATCGTGGCCACCGCCGGGGCCGCGCTCCCCGTCCGGGTGCCGGGGCTGCGGCCCGTGTGCGTGGCGGTGTGGGCGCTGTCGGTGCTCGCGCTGGCGGCGGTGACGGCCGCGCGCGCGGTGCACTGGCGGCGGCACGGGGACCAGGCCCGCGCGCATCTGCGTGACCCGGCGATGGCGCCGTTCTACGGGTGTCTGTCGATGGCCCTGCTCGCGGTGGGCGCCTCGACGGTCGCGGTGGGCCGGGACGTGCTCGGCGAGCGGGTCGCGGTGGTCCTCGGCGCGGCGCTGTTCACCGTGGGGACGGTGACCGCTCTCGCGGTGGCGGTGGTGATCCCGTATCTGCTGGTGGTGGTGCGGCATACACCCCCGGCGCGTCCGGCGCCGGTGTGGCTGCTGCCGGTGGTGGCCCCGATGGTGGCCGCGGCGACCGGTCCGCAGTTCGTGCCGTACCTGCCGGCGGGGGCGGCCCGGGGGACGCTGCTGTTCGGCTGTGCCGCGCTGTTCGGGATCGGGCTGCTGGGCACCCTGATGATGCTTCCGGCCGTCTTCGCGACGCTGGTGGCGGACGGTCCGCCGCCGCTCGCGCTGACCCCGACGCTGTTCCTGGTGCTGGGGCCGCTGGGGCAGTCCACGACGGCCGCCGGACGGTTCGCGGAGCTGGCGCCGGACGCGGTCCCGGCGGCCCACGCGCGCGGGTTCGAGGCGTTCGCGGTGCTGTACGGCGTGCCCGTGACGGGGTTCGCCCTGCTGTGGCTGGCGTTCGCGGGCGCGCTGGTGGTGCGGGCGCGGCGGCGCGGTATGCGGTTCACGATGACGTGGTGGGCGTTCACCTTCCCGGTGGGCACCTGTGTGACGGGCGCGGCGGCGCTGGCCGACCGGACGGGACTGGCCGTGTTCGGGGCGCTGGCGGTGCTGCTCTTCGTCACGCTGGCCGGGGCCTGGACGGTGGCGGCCGTCCGGACGGTCCAGGGGCTGGCGCTCGGAAGCCTCCCGGCCGCGCCCCGCTGA
- a CDS encoding LysR family transcriptional regulator: MGQGSKSGQRSGPLAHRVPDLGALELLLAVARLGSLGRAARELGITQPAASSRVRAMERQLGVALVDRSPRGSRLTDAGALVTDWARRIVEAAEVFDAGAQALRDRRDSRLRVAASMTIAEYLLPGWLIALRARHPDTAVSLLAGNSAAVAGRLLSGEADLGFVEGVGVPPGLDSVVIGHDRLVVVTAPGHPWARRGRPVAGDELTRTPLILREEGSGTREVLAAALGGLARPLIELSSTTAVKAAAVGGAGPAVLSELAVGEELAARRLVAVPLQDIALTRALRATWPRGPRPTGPARDLLTLTHW; the protein is encoded by the coding sequence ATGGGTCAAGGGAGCAAAAGCGGGCAGCGGAGCGGTCCGCTCGCGCACCGGGTGCCGGACCTCGGGGCACTGGAACTGCTGCTCGCCGTGGCCCGGCTGGGCAGCCTCGGCCGGGCCGCCCGGGAGCTGGGCATCACCCAGCCCGCCGCCAGCAGCCGCGTCCGCGCGATGGAACGGCAGCTCGGGGTGGCCCTGGTGGACCGCTCCCCGCGCGGGTCCCGGCTCACCGACGCCGGAGCGCTGGTCACCGACTGGGCGCGGCGGATCGTCGAGGCGGCGGAGGTCTTCGACGCGGGGGCGCAGGCGCTGCGCGACCGGCGGGACTCGCGGCTGCGGGTCGCCGCGAGCATGACCATCGCCGAGTATCTGCTGCCCGGCTGGCTGATCGCGCTGCGCGCGCGCCACCCGGACACCGCGGTGTCCCTGCTCGCGGGGAACTCCGCCGCGGTCGCCGGGCGGCTGCTGTCCGGCGAGGCCGACCTGGGGTTCGTCGAGGGGGTGGGCGTGCCGCCCGGCCTGGACTCGGTGGTCATCGGACACGACCGGCTCGTCGTCGTCACGGCGCCCGGGCATCCCTGGGCCCGGCGCGGACGGCCGGTGGCCGGGGACGAGCTGACGCGGACCCCGCTGATCCTTCGGGAGGAGGGCTCCGGGACCCGGGAGGTGCTGGCCGCGGCGCTCGGTGGGCTGGCGCGGCCCCTGATCGAGCTGTCGTCCACCACCGCGGTCAAGGCCGCGGCGGTGGGTGGGGCGGGGCCCGCGGTGCTCAGCGAACTCGCGGTCGGGGAGGAACTGGCCGCGCGCCGCCTCGTCGCCGTCCCCCTCCAGGACATCGCCCTGACCCGCGCCCTGCGTGCGACCTGGCCCCGGGGCCCCCGCCCCACGGGTCCGGCCCGGGACCTCCTCACCCTCACCCACTGGTGA